One Cryptosporangium minutisporangium DNA window includes the following coding sequences:
- a CDS encoding DUF6203 family protein: MLKQLLQGAVLKRLAAKTPMGAAAMIGGSWYLRHRKAKKAQQAGMAR; encoded by the coding sequence ATGCTGAAGCAACTGCTCCAGGGCGCTGTACTCAAGCGTCTCGCTGCCAAGACGCCGATGGGAGCGGCGGCGATGATCGGTGGGAGCTGGTACTTGAGGCACCGCAAGGCGAAGAAGGCACAGCAGGCCGGCATGG